A region of Asticcacaulis excentricus DNA encodes the following proteins:
- a CDS encoding CarD family transcriptional regulator, producing the protein MTTVAAELEFNTGDKVVYPAHGVGTVAAVESQEVAGYQLEVYVVTFDHEKMTLRVPTKKAKTAGLRHLAPAAVMSQALVTLKGRARVKRTMWSRRAQEYEAKINSGDLVSIAEVVRDLHRAENQPEQSYSERQLYESALDRMAREVAAIEKIDRDAAVALLNKSLIKAA; encoded by the coding sequence ATGACGACTGTTGCAGCAGAACTCGAATTCAATACGGGCGACAAGGTTGTGTATCCGGCGCATGGCGTCGGCACCGTGGCCGCCGTCGAGAGCCAGGAAGTGGCCGGCTATCAGCTCGAAGTCTATGTCGTCACCTTCGACCACGAGAAGATGACCCTGCGCGTCCCGACCAAGAAGGCCAAGACGGCCGGTCTGCGCCACCTCGCCCCCGCCGCCGTCATGTCGCAGGCTCTGGTTACGCTAAAAGGCCGCGCCCGTGTGAAGCGCACCATGTGGTCGCGTCGCGCGCAGGAATACGAAGCCAAGATCAATTCAGGCGACCTCGTTTCGATCGCCGAAGTGGTGCGCGACCTGCACCGCGCCGAGAATCAGCCGGAGCAGTCCTATTCCGAGCGTCAGCTTTACGAATCGGCTCTGGACCGCATGGCCCGTGAAGTCGCCGCCATCGAAAAGATCGACCGCGACGCCGCCGTGGCCCTGCTCAACAAGTCGCTGATCAAGGCGGCCTGA
- a CDS encoding helicase-related protein, translating into MPDRSPPITTYADPNADSRLVAVLGPTNTGKTHYALERMMAHATGMIGLPLRLLAREVYDRVVKEKGVNAVALITGEEKIIPRLPSYFICTVEAMPLERRVDFLAVDEIQLCADTERGHVFTDRLLHARGRYETLFMGAATFAPLFRSLFPHAEVQFRERLSQLSYAGSKKLTRLPKRTAIVAFSTEQVYAIAELIRRQRGGAAVVMGSLSPKTRNAQVDLFQRGEVDFLVATDAIGMGLNMDIDHVAFAGLSKFDGRRTRPLTAQEAAQIAGRAGRNRREGTFGVTGDCDEMDDDLIAAIENHRFLSLTAAQWRNHELDFSSLDNLLRSLTRPSPAPALQLAREALDEKVLRHLSAEEDIAQKVRNPVSLRILWEVCQLPDFRKVSLDEHLKTVGFLFWSRHRPDGFVPHDWFDEQLSHLDRMDGDIDTLSGRLSGVRTLSYIANRTGWLKAAEHWREATRDLEARLSDRLHEALMQRFVDQRTSALLKALNAFEAPKPEIMDNGDVFLEGQCVGQLKGLNFVQAAGESLIEDKTIRQAAHRAVTPLIRDRLHALAQAPSKTLRLKGKQVLWQGETVGHIAPSDYFNPVIRLACQSDQAALEDRARKRLTDFVRQQALHQLKPLHRVYEAAHNEATPAAVRAVAWQIYENGGVTLRGEDKLTADERKLLKGLGIHGNRFVWRLPKLSPPLMQAFGGAKDHPQRALSLKGLVAIAGHKPVRLKTLDALDKALSEGVWHKGVIYLKPGATEGLSDKLMAALGFAKAGTHRFGEGDAAADYQGWRSKSGTPKKAKEQAPFVNPYSPFAVLRGG; encoded by the coding sequence GTGCCCGACCGTTCTCCCCCCATTACCACCTATGCCGACCCAAACGCGGACTCGCGGCTGGTGGCCGTTTTAGGGCCGACCAATACCGGCAAGACTCATTATGCGCTGGAGCGGATGATGGCGCATGCCACCGGCATGATCGGCCTGCCGCTGCGGCTTCTGGCGCGGGAAGTCTACGACCGCGTGGTGAAGGAAAAGGGCGTTAATGCCGTCGCCCTGATCACTGGCGAAGAGAAGATCATCCCGCGCCTCCCCTCCTATTTTATCTGCACGGTCGAGGCCATGCCGCTGGAGCGGCGCGTCGATTTTCTGGCCGTCGATGAGATCCAGCTATGCGCCGATACCGAGCGCGGCCACGTCTTCACCGACCGGCTTTTGCACGCGCGCGGGCGGTACGAGACGCTGTTTATGGGGGCAGCAACCTTTGCGCCCCTGTTCCGTTCGCTGTTTCCCCACGCTGAGGTGCAGTTCCGCGAGCGCCTGTCGCAACTGAGCTATGCGGGGTCGAAGAAGCTGACCCGCCTGCCCAAGCGCACGGCCATCGTCGCCTTTTCCACCGAACAGGTCTATGCCATTGCCGAACTGATCCGGCGTCAGCGAGGCGGAGCGGCCGTGGTGATGGGCAGCCTGAGCCCCAAGACACGTAACGCCCAGGTCGATCTGTTCCAGCGCGGCGAGGTCGATTTTCTGGTCGCCACCGACGCCATCGGCATGGGGCTGAACATGGATATCGACCATGTGGCCTTTGCGGGCCTCAGCAAATTCGATGGTCGCCGCACCCGCCCCCTGACCGCACAGGAGGCCGCGCAGATCGCCGGGCGCGCCGGACGCAACCGCCGCGAAGGCACATTCGGGGTGACGGGCGATTGTGATGAGATGGACGACGACCTGATCGCGGCCATTGAAAACCACCGTTTTCTCAGCCTGACGGCGGCGCAATGGCGCAATCACGAACTGGATTTTTCCTCGCTAGACAACCTGCTGCGCAGCCTGACGCGGCCCTCGCCGGCCCCGGCACTGCAACTGGCCCGCGAAGCGCTGGATGAGAAGGTGCTGCGCCATCTGAGCGCCGAAGAGGACATCGCGCAAAAGGTGCGCAATCCGGTCAGCCTGCGTATTCTGTGGGAGGTGTGTCAGCTTCCTGATTTCCGCAAGGTATCGCTGGACGAACACCTCAAGACGGTCGGTTTCCTCTTCTGGTCGCGCCACCGCCCTGACGGGTTTGTGCCGCACGACTGGTTCGATGAGCAGTTGAGCCACCTCGACCGCATGGATGGCGATATCGACACCCTGTCGGGGCGGTTGTCGGGGGTACGCACCCTGTCCTACATCGCCAATCGCACCGGCTGGCTGAAGGCGGCGGAGCATTGGCGCGAAGCGACGCGCGATTTGGAGGCACGTCTGTCTGACCGGCTGCACGAGGCCCTGATGCAGCGCTTTGTCGATCAGCGCACCAGTGCGCTGTTGAAGGCGCTCAATGCCTTTGAGGCACCCAAGCCGGAGATTATGGACAATGGCGACGTCTTCCTCGAAGGCCAGTGCGTGGGGCAGCTTAAAGGGCTGAACTTCGTGCAGGCGGCCGGTGAAAGCCTGATCGAGGACAAGACGATCCGTCAGGCGGCGCATCGCGCGGTGACGCCCCTGATCCGCGACCGGCTGCACGCCCTGGCACAGGCCCCGTCCAAAACCCTGCGCCTGAAAGGCAAGCAGGTTCTGTGGCAGGGCGAAACGGTCGGTCATATCGCCCCGTCAGATTACTTCAACCCGGTCATCCGTCTGGCGTGTCAGTCCGATCAGGCGGCGCTGGAAGACCGCGCGCGCAAACGGCTGACCGATTTTGTGCGGCAGCAGGCTCTGCATCAGTTGAAACCTCTGCACCGGGTCTATGAAGCCGCCCACAATGAAGCGACCCCCGCCGCCGTGCGTGCCGTGGCGTGGCAGATCTATGAAAACGGCGGCGTGACCTTGCGTGGGGAAGACAAGCTGACGGCGGATGAGCGCAAATTGCTGAAAGGGCTGGGCATACACGGCAATCGCTTCGTCTGGCGTTTGCCGAAGCTGTCGCCACCGTTGATGCAGGCTTTTGGCGGAGCGAAAGATCATCCGCAGCGTGCCCTCAGCCTCAAGGGGCTGGTGGCCATTGCCGGGCATAAACCTGTCCGACTCAAGACGCTGGATGCGCTGGACAAGGCCCTGAGCGAAGGCGTGTGGCACAAGGGGGTCATCTATCTCAAGCCCGGCGCGACCGAGGGGCTTAGTGATAAACTGATGGCCGCGCTGGGCTTTGCCAAGGCCGGGACGCATCGCTTCGGCGAAGGGGATGCGGCTGCGGATTATCAGGGATGGCGCAGCAAATCCGGCACGCCCAAAAAAGCCAAAGAACAGGCGCCCTTCGTCAATCCCTATTCACCCTTTGCGGTGCTGCGCGGCGGTTGA
- a CDS encoding calcium:proton antiporter codes for MTGLLKSEGNLLIALIVAAIAIPLEHSLVGSGQSVALIASIALIGVIILVSLRVAHHAEVLAEKVGEPYGTMILTLSAVLVEVVILAIMLGHSHNPTLARDTIYSAVMLDINGIIGVAAILGGLKHGEQPYNDASGKTYIVMIMTGMGVSMLVPEFIPVAHWKAYSVFSIGIMVFLYAMFLRLQTTKHSYFFSYTYAGTGDEHHTHGGKTAYSAAILVAGLVLIGVLAEVMSKTLGTGLEGTGIPPVFPALVVAAISASPEILTALRAALANRMQPVINIALGASLSTVVLTVPVIELISLFNDQKIHMALTPTQSIMTALTLLVAAINLNDGQTNAIEGTTHFVLFCAFIMLSFLGL; via the coding sequence TTGACAGGCCTGTTGAAGTCAGAAGGTAATCTGCTGATCGCGCTGATCGTGGCGGCGATTGCCATTCCGCTGGAACACAGCCTTGTCGGCTCCGGTCAGAGCGTGGCCCTGATCGCGTCTATCGCCCTGATCGGGGTGATCATTCTGGTGTCGCTGCGCGTGGCGCACCACGCCGAGGTGCTGGCCGAAAAGGTCGGCGAACCCTATGGCACCATGATCCTTACCCTGTCGGCCGTATTGGTTGAGGTGGTCATTCTCGCCATCATGCTGGGCCATTCGCACAACCCGACTTTGGCGCGTGACACCATCTATTCGGCAGTTATGCTCGACATCAACGGCATTATCGGCGTGGCCGCCATTCTGGGCGGCCTGAAACACGGTGAGCAGCCCTATAATGATGCGTCGGGCAAGACCTATATCGTCATGATCATGACGGGTATGGGCGTCTCCATGCTGGTGCCCGAATTTATCCCGGTGGCGCACTGGAAGGCCTATTCGGTGTTTTCCATCGGCATCATGGTCTTCCTCTACGCCATGTTCCTGCGCCTTCAGACCACCAAGCACAGCTATTTCTTCAGCTACACCTATGCTGGGACAGGCGATGAACACCATACGCACGGTGGCAAGACGGCCTATTCGGCGGCCATCCTCGTTGCGGGTCTGGTGCTGATTGGTGTATTGGCCGAGGTCATGTCGAAGACACTGGGCACAGGCCTCGAAGGCACGGGCATCCCGCCGGTCTTTCCGGCGCTGGTGGTGGCGGCCATTTCGGCCAGTCCTGAAATCCTGACGGCCCTGCGCGCCGCGCTGGCCAACCGCATGCAGCCGGTCATCAATATCGCGCTGGGGGCCTCGCTCTCGACCGTGGTCCTGACCGTGCCCGTGATCGAACTGATCTCGCTATTCAACGATCAGAAGATCCACATGGCCCTGACCCCGACCCAAAGCATCATGACGGCTCTGACACTATTGGTGGCGGCAATCAACCTCAATGACGGTCAGACCAACGCCATTGAGGGCACCACGCACTTCGTGCTGTTCTGCGCCTTTATCATGCTGTCGTTTCTGGGGCTGTGA
- a CDS encoding RNA-binding S4 domain-containing protein — MESASETCRIDVWLWRARFFKTRALSAKFAESGLLRLERFGQTSRIQKAGHTVRIGDRLTFAIGARLVDVRVLDMGERRGPASEAQGLFEPCE; from the coding sequence ATGGAATCCGCTTCTGAAACCTGCCGTATTGATGTCTGGCTATGGCGCGCCCGCTTTTTCAAGACGCGCGCCCTGTCGGCGAAGTTCGCCGAAAGCGGCCTTTTGCGGCTGGAACGTTTCGGTCAGACCTCACGCATCCAGAAGGCCGGCCACACAGTGCGCATCGGCGACCGGCTGACCTTCGCCATCGGGGCGCGGCTGGTTGATGTGCGTGTGCTCGACATGGGGGAACGCCGCGGCCCGGCCAGCGAGGCGCAGGGCCTCTTTGAGCCCTGCGAATAG
- the rpmB gene encoding 50S ribosomal protein L28, which yields MSRRCELTGVGPMVGHSVSHSNIKTKRRFLPSLRETALQSEALGQSFRLKISNAALRTLDFKGGLDAFLVKADDTELSLRARRLKKQIKAKLAEKAAA from the coding sequence ATGTCGCGTCGTTGCGAACTCACCGGTGTCGGCCCGATGGTCGGCCACTCCGTGAGCCACTCAAACATCAAGACGAAGCGTCGCTTCCTGCCCTCGCTTCGTGAAACCGCGCTTCAATCCGAAGCTCTGGGTCAATCCTTCCGTCTGAAGATCTCCAACGCCGCCCTGCGCACGCTGGACTTCAAGGGCGGCCTGGACGCTTTCCTCGTCAAGGCTGACGATACCGAACTGTCTCTGCGCGCCCGTCGCCTGAAGAAGCAGATCAAGGCGAAGCTGGCTGAGAAGGCCGCGGCCTAA
- a CDS encoding helix-turn-helix transcriptional regulator, which yields MLTLIAPATASAQIMLAVLVWRQTALPGRREMAAALCLGALYFLHAAFPEALKPLVAIIATGPLVFNRAVGLGLGLTPRPLKIDAALLVLLVGLSGIGHVFSALQPVWDVVSLYLFFELPVRLWRRLPGDLLNARRRASYALLAIGTLLGAGVAVASILGRSAPAATVGAFLTLCLCLATAAFGGELKRTLTPERSVLNVAETRLLQRVRTEMAETYADPNLTLSRLAQRLGVAEHHLRRVIHAGEGEEHFSRYLNRWRIESFKARAKEEGTILELALSVGYNSLSAFNRAFKASEGVTPSAFRAALKAKTSETMLNTADTPSGQ from the coding sequence ATGCTTACGTTGATCGCCCCGGCAACCGCTTCCGCCCAGATTATGCTGGCTGTTCTGGTCTGGCGGCAAACTGCCTTGCCGGGACGCCGCGAGATGGCAGCCGCCCTGTGTCTGGGGGCGCTCTATTTTCTGCACGCCGCTTTTCCGGAAGCGCTGAAGCCCTTGGTAGCGATCATCGCGACCGGACCTCTGGTGTTCAACCGCGCTGTGGGTTTGGGTCTCGGGCTGACGCCGCGCCCCCTGAAGATTGATGCGGCGCTTCTGGTGTTGCTGGTGGGATTGTCAGGTATCGGACATGTCTTTTCAGCCCTGCAACCTGTCTGGGATGTCGTCAGTCTCTATCTCTTTTTCGAACTGCCTGTACGCCTGTGGCGGCGCTTGCCCGGCGACCTGCTCAACGCGCGGCGTCGCGCCAGCTATGCCCTTCTGGCCATTGGGACTTTGCTGGGTGCCGGTGTTGCCGTGGCCTCGATTCTGGGCAGGTCTGCTCCGGCGGCCACTGTGGGTGCCTTTCTCACGCTCTGTCTGTGTCTGGCGACGGCGGCTTTTGGCGGCGAACTCAAACGCACCCTGACGCCGGAGCGCTCAGTCCTGAACGTGGCCGAAACACGCCTTCTGCAACGGGTGCGCACCGAAATGGCCGAAACCTATGCCGACCCCAACCTCACCCTGTCGCGGCTGGCGCAGCGGCTCGGCGTGGCCGAACATCACCTGCGCCGGGTTATTCACGCCGGCGAAGGTGAGGAGCATTTCAGCCGATACCTCAACCGCTGGCGCATCGAATCGTTCAAGGCGCGGGCAAAGGAGGAGGGTACTATTCTCGAACTGGCGCTTAGCGTCGGTTACAATTCGCTGTCGGCCTTCAATCGCGCGTTCAAGGCCTCGGAAGGCGTAACGCCCAGTGCCTTCCGTGCTGCCCTGAAGGCTAAGACCAGTGAGACGATGCTGAACACGGCGGATACGCCCAGCGGCCAATAG
- the arsC gene encoding arsenate reductase (glutaredoxin) (This arsenate reductase requires both glutathione and glutaredoxin to convert arsenate to arsenite, after which the efflux transporter formed by ArsA and ArsB can extrude the arsenite from the cell, providing resistance.), translated as MTVTIYHNPDCGTSRNVLAVIEAAGYTPHVIPYLSVGWQREPLLTLFAEAGLTPRQALREHKSPAAELGLLDPGVSDEALIEAMLIHPILVNRPFVVTPKGTRLCRPSEVVLDLLERWPAGPFRKEDGALMIDASGNRIVG; from the coding sequence ATGACCGTCACCATCTATCACAATCCCGACTGCGGCACGTCGCGGAACGTCCTCGCCGTCATTGAAGCGGCGGGCTATACACCTCACGTCATTCCCTATCTCAGCGTCGGCTGGCAGCGCGAACCGTTGCTGACCCTGTTTGCTGAGGCCGGCCTGACGCCGCGTCAGGCCCTGCGCGAACACAAGTCACCGGCGGCCGAACTGGGTCTTCTGGACCCCGGCGTCAGCGATGAAGCGTTGATTGAGGCCATGCTGATCCACCCCATACTGGTCAACCGCCCCTTTGTGGTTACGCCCAAGGGAACGCGGCTGTGCCGCCCCTCGGAGGTCGTACTCGATCTGCTGGAACGCTGGCCAGCCGGTCCTTTCCGCAAAGAAGATGGCGCATTGATGATTGACGCGAGTGGGAATCGCATCGTCGGGTAA
- a CDS encoding trimeric intracellular cation channel family protein, producing the protein MTVPDPAVSALNTALFWLDYAAVALFGASGAIAAARGRQDIITFTFFAAITGVGGGTLRDLLIGAPVFWVQRPDYILICALAGLAVWILAPRNASPRPDGKPGKRMLAMLWLDAMGLAAYAVVGAAKALNLGVAPVSAVVMGVLTATFGGIIRDVLAGEPNLLLRREIYITAALLGASVFVTLTLFGLSFWLAGLSGFAAALALRGAAIHWSLSLPAFGPRDHDSRNKSS; encoded by the coding sequence ATGACCGTCCCCGACCCTGCCGTTAGCGCCCTCAACACCGCCCTCTTCTGGCTGGACTACGCCGCCGTGGCCCTGTTCGGGGCCTCTGGCGCCATAGCCGCGGCGCGCGGGCGGCAGGACATCATCACCTTCACCTTTTTCGCCGCCATTACGGGCGTCGGCGGCGGAACGCTGCGGGACCTCCTGATCGGGGCGCCGGTGTTCTGGGTACAGAGGCCGGACTACATCCTGATCTGCGCGCTGGCCGGGTTGGCTGTGTGGATACTGGCACCGCGCAATGCCTCACCGCGTCCGGATGGCAAGCCCGGAAAGCGGATGCTGGCCATGCTGTGGCTGGACGCCATGGGGCTGGCGGCCTATGCGGTGGTGGGGGCGGCCAAGGCGCTAAACCTCGGCGTCGCGCCTGTGTCCGCTGTGGTCATGGGCGTGCTGACGGCGACCTTTGGCGGGATTATCCGCGACGTGCTGGCCGGAGAGCCCAACCTGTTGCTGCGCCGGGAAATCTATATCACCGCCGCGCTTTTGGGGGCGTCGGTGTTTGTTACCCTGACCCTGTTTGGCCTGTCCTTCTGGCTGGCGGGCCTTAGCGGATTCGCCGCTGCCCTGGCGTTACGTGGGGCGGCGATTCACTGGTCGCTGAGCCTGCCCGCCTTCGGCCCGCGCGATCACGACAGCCGTAACAAATCTTCATAA
- a CDS encoding ArsR/SmtB family transcription factor, which translates to MDKKQALDALAALSQETRLDVFRLLVQVGQRGLPAGDIGNRLGVRQNTMSANLAILTQAGLIHSVREGRSIRYFADMDGVSGLLGFLMENCCGGAPELCQPVIAKLTCAC; encoded by the coding sequence ATGGATAAAAAACAAGCTCTCGATGCCCTTGCGGCACTCAGTCAGGAAACACGCCTTGATGTCTTCCGTCTGCTCGTGCAGGTGGGACAACGGGGCCTGCCCGCGGGTGATATCGGTAACCGTCTGGGGGTACGTCAGAACACCATGTCCGCCAATCTGGCCATATTGACTCAGGCCGGCCTGATCCACAGCGTGCGTGAGGGACGCAGCATTCGCTACTTCGCCGATATGGATGGCGTCAGCGGGCTTTTGGGATTTCTGATGGAAAACTGTTGCGGCGGCGCGCCTGAACTGTGTCAGCCCGTGATCGCCAAACTCACCTGCGCGTGCTGA
- the fdxA gene encoding ferredoxin FdxA, whose protein sequence is MTYIVTDPCVKCKFMDCVEVCPVDCFYEGENFLVINPDECIDCGVCEPECPVDAIKPDTEDEPDGKWLEVNSKYARVWPNISVKGTPPADREDFERETGKFEKYFSEKPGDGK, encoded by the coding sequence ATGACCTATATCGTCACCGATCCCTGCGTTAAGTGCAAGTTTATGGACTGCGTCGAAGTCTGTCCGGTGGACTGCTTCTATGAGGGTGAAAACTTCCTGGTTATCAATCCGGATGAGTGCATCGACTGCGGCGTCTGTGAGCCCGAATGCCCCGTGGACGCCATCAAGCCGGATACCGAGGATGAGCCGGACGGCAAGTGGCTGGAGGTCAACTCCAAATACGCCCGCGTCTGGCCAAACATCTCGGTCAAGGGCACGCCGCCCGCTGACCGCGAGGATTTTGAACGCGAAACCGGCAAGTTCGAGAAATACTTCTCCGAAAAGCCTGGCGACGGTAAATAA
- a CDS encoding aquaporin has product MALRKLAAEALGTAWLLAIVVGSGIMGQTLSGGNTALALMANAVATGAGLIILITLFGPLSGAHFNPLVTLTFMMRGDIKPALAAAYMVAQFAGAVIGVGIAHAMFGEALMQSATRLRDGSGLMLSEAVATFGLIGVILGCLRFRPDFTPPAIGLYITSAYWFTSSTSFANPAVTVARSLTDSFAGIALASVPGFIAAQSAGAAMAILVFGWLLKSSPPQISKKSKTTPERMAS; this is encoded by the coding sequence ATGGCTTTACGCAAATTAGCCGCTGAGGCACTGGGCACCGCCTGGCTACTGGCGATTGTCGTCGGGTCGGGCATCATGGGGCAGACCCTGTCAGGCGGTAACACCGCTCTGGCGCTAATGGCGAATGCGGTGGCGACGGGGGCAGGCCTGATCATACTGATCACCTTGTTCGGGCCCCTGTCTGGCGCGCACTTCAACCCGCTGGTGACTCTGACCTTTATGATGCGCGGCGACATCAAACCGGCTCTGGCGGCAGCCTATATGGTCGCGCAATTCGCCGGAGCGGTCATCGGCGTCGGGATCGCTCACGCCATGTTCGGCGAGGCCCTGATGCAGTCGGCGACCCGACTGCGCGACGGTTCCGGCCTTATGCTGTCTGAAGCCGTAGCCACTTTTGGCCTGATCGGGGTCATTCTCGGCTGCCTGCGCTTTAGGCCCGATTTTACACCCCCCGCCATAGGCCTTTACATCACCTCAGCCTACTGGTTCACAAGCTCTACCTCATTTGCCAACCCCGCCGTGACGGTGGCGCGCAGCCTGACCGACAGCTTCGCGGGCATCGCCCTCGCCTCCGTGCCCGGTTTTATCGCGGCTCAAAGCGCAGGCGCCGCTATGGCCATCCTCGTTTTTGGCTGGTTGCTAAAGTCGTCCCCGCCCCAGATCTCCAAAAAGAGCAAAACCACCCCAGAGAGGATGGCCTCATGA
- a CDS encoding esterase-like activity of phytase family protein — MRLVLWLSALLTTTAVAGPVPYVSGTRVTFTSLPAVNDAPAQKARYVGGFLVKGEGTSWLTGLSDLVVTPGKDGVMIDGIGDYGSRARFTLPVRGTEGPLSVEMLRGADGKPFGNKSLSDAEDMAVDPRDGTVYVSFEGDARVMRYGPDLGGRGERLPLTGLPALPSNEGLEAVTLHLSAKGEASLILGAEVGGFWRCALDTYRCETLTGPTTPGFTYKLVSLAPLDPARPDEMLALYRFYLPVVGARNVLRVVRLEGNRLKVIDTILRIEPPLPIDNYEGVSAVKTRDGYRLYLISDPIGDYDPTHLLMFDYRP; from the coding sequence ATGCGATTGGTATTGTGGCTCTCTGCCTTGCTAACCACCACGGCTGTGGCCGGTCCCGTCCCCTATGTGAGCGGTACGCGGGTCACCTTCACCTCCTTACCGGCGGTCAACGACGCGCCAGCGCAAAAGGCCCGTTATGTCGGCGGCTTTTTGGTGAAGGGGGAGGGCACGTCCTGGCTGACCGGCCTGTCCGATCTGGTCGTCACACCGGGTAAGGACGGGGTGATGATCGACGGTATCGGCGATTACGGCAGCCGCGCGCGCTTTACCCTGCCGGTGCGCGGCACAGAGGGCCCGCTGAGCGTGGAGATGTTGCGCGGGGCCGACGGCAAGCCCTTTGGCAACAAGTCGCTGTCGGATGCCGAAGATATGGCCGTCGATCCGCGCGATGGCACGGTCTATGTCTCGTTTGAAGGCGATGCGCGGGTGATGCGCTATGGCCCCGATCTGGGCGGGCGGGGGGAGCGTCTGCCGCTGACCGGCCTGCCCGCCCTGCCGTCGAATGAAGGGCTTGAGGCCGTCACGCTGCACCTGTCTGCAAAGGGCGAAGCGTCGCTAATTCTGGGGGCCGAGGTGGGTGGTTTCTGGAGGTGCGCACTCGATACCTACCGATGCGAGACGCTCACCGGGCCGACCACGCCGGGTTTCACGTACAAGCTGGTGTCTCTGGCCCCGCTCGACCCGGCCCGGCCGGATGAGATGCTGGCGCTCTATCGCTTCTATCTGCCCGTGGTGGGGGCGCGTAATGTCTTGCGTGTTGTGCGGCTGGAGGGAAATCGCCTCAAGGTGATCGATACGATTCTGCGAATCGAACCGCCCCTGCCTATCGACAATTATGAGGGTGTGTCGGCGGTCAAAACGCGCGATGGCTACCGGCTTTATCTGATCAGCGATCCTATCGGGGACTATGACCCGACCCACCTGCTGATGTTCGATTACCGGCCCTGA